Proteins encoded in a region of the Candidozyma auris chromosome 7, complete sequence genome:
- a CDS encoding GPI-anchor transamidase subunit GPI16 — translation MLWLIPFLLALASATSYKEELTFRPLPRNTLLADFHFNSVSPPFPLEYTNLSAPQSSHKPRHYGFFPRMLAPIVEATNTRELHLRFTQGWWDADLWGSLPHNGTVIGGTGVEVWAAIEAPSIEEAKRSWYKLTESLSGVFCASLNFVNDAITTVPKHKTASQGAGFVTSPGNKLFLLRAALPDEPICTENLTPFLKMLPTRGKAGIASLLDGHKLYDSLWHSMSVDLVTHCEDGQCHLESDQHIHHVADITRSIRRRNEGGIPKPVPGDKLRCDQSKYHDAWHCFPAPEFPAIEWDIEGLYGRAIQGPGFENQRGVTTVNFLVDKESWRVAMTEEGKNDVPVENVFEIVEAKPHNFRISTADFNKVLPKQDSPLSVSRSLTGYSQDSGGMRVTIRNPQDKDLSLVYFESLPWFMRIYLHTLQVSGNGTVENQFFKPAIDRERPTHLELALSIPAGGSITLTYQFDKSLLLFSEYPPDANHGFAIEPAVVKIIDKETGNTSYQLRTPSLLLTLPTPDFSMPYNVTILTCTVMSLAFGCVFNLLVKKVVTEEEFEEISKQSPLGKLKAKIAMLKSKIKGVKA, via the coding sequence TTGGAGTATACCAACTTGTCGGCGCCTCAATCTTCCCACAAACCCCGCCATTATGGCTTCTTTCCTCGAATGCTTGCGccaattgttgaagctACCAACACTCGCGAGTTGCACTTGAGATTCACCCAGGGCTGGTGGGACGCTGACTTGTGGGGACTGTTGCCTCATAATGGTACGGTTATTGGCGGAACCGGCGTGGAAGTATGGGCTGCCATCGAGGCCCCATCCATAGAAGAGGCTAAAAGAAGCTGGTACAAGCTTACAGAGTCTCTCTCGGGAGTATTCTGTGCGTCGCTCAATTTCGTCAATGATGCCATTACCACAGTTCCAAAACACAAAACTGCGTCTCAGGGAGCTGGATTTGTTACCTCTCCCGGtaacaagctctttttgCTTCGTGCAGCTTTGCCTGATGAACCTATTTGCACAGAAAACTTGACAccattcttgaagatgcttcCTACTCGTGGCAAAGCTGGCATTGCCTCCTTGCTCGATGGCCACAAGCTCTACGACTCTTTGTGGCACTCTATGAGCGTTGACCTTGTCACCCACTGTGAGGACGGCCAGTGCCATCTCGAACTGGACCAACACATTCACCATGTGGCCGATATCACCAGACTGATTCGAAGACGGAACGAAGGAGGCATTCCCAAACCTGTTCCAGGCGACAAGTTGCGGTGCGATCAATCGAAGTATCATGACGCTTGGCACTGTTTCCCAGCGCCAGAATTCCCTGCCATCGAGTGGGACATTGAGGGTCTCTACGGTCGAGCCATCCAGGGCCCAGGATTCGAAAATCAAAGGGGCGTGACTACGGTAAATTTCTTGGTCGACAAGGAGTCATGGAGAGTGGCAATGACCGAGGAGGGCAAGAATGATGTTCCTGTGGAGAATGTTTTCGAGATCGTTGAGGCAAAACCACATAACTTTAGAATTTCAACAgcagacttcaacaaagtctTACCAAAACAGGATTCACCCCTCTCGGTCTCTAGATCGCTTACAGGTTACTCACAGGACCTGGGAGGAATGCGTGTGACCATACGTAATCCTCAAGACAAAGATCTCTCTTTGGTGTATTTCGAGAGTCTCCCATGGTTCATGAGAATATACTTGCATACTCTTCAGGTTAGCGGGAATGGCACTGTTGAAAATCAGTTTTTCAAACCCGCAATCGATAGAGAGAGACCTACGCATTTGGAATTGGCATTGTCCATCCCAGCTGGTGGGTCTATCACCCTCACATACCAATTTGACAagtccttgttgttgttttcCGAGTACCCACCAGACGCCAACCACGGATTTGCAATCGAGCCAGCTGTCGTCAAGATTATAGACAAGGAAACAGGAAATACGCTGTACCAGCTCAGAACACCCAGCTTGCTTCTCACGCTACCAACCCCAGATTTCTCCATGCCTTACAACGTCACAATCTTGACATGTACAGTTATGTCGTTAGCATTTGGGTGTGTTTTTAACCTACTTGTGAAGAAGGTAGTAACAGAAGAGGAGTTCGAGGAGATCTCGAAACAGTCACCTTTGGGCAAGCTCAAGGCGAAAATCGCTATGCTAAAGAGCAAAATTAAGGGAGTTAAAGCTTga
- a CDS encoding T2 family ribonuclease, with amino-acid sequence MLQTQFWDYYPPVGPNDTFTLHGLWPDNCDGTYEQFCDNSLEISKGDIKKILVDKFDDQKLYEKMEGIWKNFNGDDESLWIHEFNKHATCIKTIKPRCYGNSYATDENVYDFFKIAVSLYEKYPTFDFLAQNGIHPSLDATYSKEQIAQALNSNFDDKVVYFKCNKYNALQEVWYFHHLRGSLLKEDFVKISAFNSPSCPNEGIKFLPKGKFSPPPGQPPKDPSGRRGYIRLSDHSGCLISNGQHYEYGTCATFRVVDSQFGGKNLISSKGVCGFDSKGDLTCNKSNSGSKFQFQFDKETREIGFGGNFKWCFDESGKHGHGKYIQTPVRLADGKCDAFSLKLA; translated from the coding sequence ATGCTCCAAACACAGTTTTGGGACTACTATCCTCCAGTGGGACCGAACGACACGTTCACATTACACGGGTTGTGGCCCGATAATTGCGACGGGACGTATGAGCAGTTTTGCGATAACAGCTTAGAGATCTCCAAAGgagacatcaagaaaattttAGTAGACAAGTTCGATGATCAAAAATTATATGAGAAGATGGAGGGAATCTGGAAGAACTTCAATGGCGACGACGAGTCCTTATGGATCCACGAATTCAACAAGCACGCTACCTGCATCAAAACGATAAAACCCCGGTGTTACGGAAACAGTTACGCTACTGACGAAAACGTGTatgattttttcaagattgCAGTTTCTCTCTACGAAAAGTACCCTACGTTTGACTTTTTGGCGCAAAATGGAATCCATCCTTCCTTGGATGCAACTTACTCGAAAGAGCAGATTGCCCAGGCATTGAACTCCAACTTCGACGATAAGGTGGTTTATTTCAAGTGCAACAAATACAATGCCTTGCAGGAAGTGTGGTACTTCCATCACTTAAGGGGCTcgcttttgaaggaagatTTTGTGAAGATTTCTGCGTTCAACAGCCCTAGCTGTCCCAACGAAGGAATAAAATTTTTGCCAAAGGGCAAGTTTTCCCCTCCCCCTGGTCAACCACCCAAGGACCCTAGCGGAAGACGTGGATACATTCGTTTAAGTGATCATTCCGGATGTCTTATCAGCAATGGACAGCACTACGAGTACGGCACTTGTGCTACCTTCAGAGTGGTAGACTCGCAATTTGGCGGCAAAAACTTGATCAGCTCTAAGGGAGTTTGTGGATTCGATAGCAAGGGCGACTTGACATGTAATAAATCCAATTCGGGTTCAAAGTTCCAGTTCCAGTTTGACAAAGAGACTAGGGAAATCGGCTTCGGTGGTAATTTCAAGTGGTGTTTCGATGAAAGTGGTAAGCATGGACATGGGAAGTACATTCAGACTCCTGTTAGGTTGGCTGACGGTAAGTGTGACgccttctctttgaagttgGCGTAG
- the SAH1 gene encoding adenosylhomocysteinase produces MSAPATNYKVADISLAAFGRKDIELSENEMPGLMDIRRKYGPSQPLKGARIAGCLHMTVQTAVLIETLVALGAEVTWSSCNIFSTQDHAAAAIAAAGVPVFAWKGETEEEYQWCIEQQLFAFKDGKKLNLILDDGGDLTTLVHEKYPEMLEDCYGLSEETTTGVHHLYKALKDGKLKVPAINVNDSVTKSKFDNLFGCRESIIDGIKRATDVMIAGKVAVVAGFGDVGKGCAMALRGMGARVIVTEIDPINALQAAVSGYQVAPMEEVASIGQIFVTTTGCRDIITGEHFSVMPEDAIICNIGHFDIEIDVAWLKANAESVVNIKPQVDRYLMKNGRHIILLAEGRLVNLGCATGHSSFVMSCSFSNQVLAQIALFNAKNEEFRSKFPEFSKSGPFDIGVHLLPKILDEEVARCHLSHLGAKLSVLSDKQADYLGIPKGGPFKADIYRY; encoded by the coding sequence ATGTCTGCTCCAGCTACAAACTACAAAGTCGCCGACATCTCTCTCGCTGCTTTCGGCAGAAAAGACATTGAGTTGTCCGAGAATGAGATGCCTGGTTTGATGGACATCAGAAGAAAGTACGGTCCTTCCCAGCCATTGAAGGGCGCCAGAATCGCTGGTTGTTTGCACATGACTGTCCAGACAGCCGTTTTGATTGAAACCTTGGTTGCTCTTGGTGCTGAAGTGACCTGGTCCTCGTGTAACATTTTCTCCACTCAAGACCACGCTGCGGCTGCCATTGCCGCTGCTGGTGTTCCAGTTTTCGCCTGGAAGGGTGAGACCGAGGAGGAGTACCAGTGGTGTATTGAGCAGCAGTTGTTCGCTTTCAAGGACGgcaagaagttgaacttgattttggacGACGGTGGTGACTTGACCACTTTGGTGCACGAGAAGTACCCTGAGATGTTGGAGGACTGCTACGGTTTGTCTGAGGAGACCACCACCGGTGTCCACCACTTGTACAAGGCCTTGAAGGACGGCAAGTTGAAGGTTCCTGCCATCAACGTCAATGACTCCGTCACCAAGTCCAAGTTCGACAACTTGTTTGGCTGCAGAGAGTCCATCATTGACGGTATCAAGAGAGCCACCGACGTTATGATCGCTGGTAAGGTTGCCGTTGTTGCTGGTTTCGGTGATGTCGGTAAGGGTTGCGCTATGGCCTTGAGAGGCATGGGTGCCAGAGTCATCGTCACTGAGATCGACCCTATCAACGCCTTGCAGGCTGCCGTTTCTGGTTACCAGGTTGCCCCAATGGAAGAGGTCGCTAGCATTGGTCAGATCTTCGTCACCACCACTGGTTGCCGTGACATCATCACCGGTGAGCACTTCTCCGTCATGCCAGAGGACGCCATTATTTGTAACATTGGTCACTTTGACATCGAGATCGACGTTGCCTGGTTGAAGGCCAACGCCGAGTCTGTTGTCAACATCAAGCCTCAGGTCGACAGatacttgatgaagaacgGCCGCCACATCATCCTTTTGGCTGAGGGTAGATTGGTCAACTTGGGCTGTGCCACCGGTCACTCTTCCTTCGTGATGTCCTGTTCTTTCTCCAACCAGGTGTTGGCTCAGATTGCCCTCTTCAACGCCAAGAACGAGGAGTTCAGATCCAAGTTCCCTGAGTTCTCCAAGTCTGGTCCTTTCGACATTGGTGTCCACTTGTTGCCAAAGATCTTGGACGAGGAGGTTGCCAGATGCCACTTGTCTCACTTGGGTGCTAAATTGTCCGTCTTGAGCGACAAGCAGGCGGACTACTTGGGTATTCCTAAGGGGGGTCCATTCAAGGCTGACATTTACAGATACTAA
- the GLN3 gene encoding nitrogen-responsive transcriptional regulator GLN3, which translates to MDSPQSSSSEARARATLDSGPTILELLGQAKQLLTLKPRVENRRWRKEGSSLQATSSNNGEMPERRGSISSSGSVNVNSRVLDLLSPLSVDDLKSTSNGKNACNGKEGHRRAVPQSEITPSSMDFGSPSNYHESGSESGKRRLSTMGNRDGDALTFRASSGIKKEPSEGVSTVQVYSSQSPPRDKTIESSSVESVVKKEGTAPVSKLTTSLKQEKEVKQAEGKKDAKDAKDAKDGDGKAGDKPTECKNCHTQKTPLWRKDPAGNTLCNACGLFLKLHGTMRPLSLKTDVIKKRNSRRTPNTARNISNATSVASSFPNRTSSTSDFYRYRNDESGIPINRSQSYIAPAGSYGAGSYGGGERPKNVLILPKPSANGSAPTSTAGSVPGSYINSVGSSLNLHAASNMNPSSPYSYTSQFKRKKSDLNIHESMSEGFDRRISSQLSMNNSITNSAGTPVVKRGFHPSSLNRRTSVTNLNRKASYVGTPNNGFSITSPPTFTPSTTTAATPFSVNNFSSHSGSVPSAANAVRHNSSTPVMGFSSNTYFENPSGNQTHSNSDSHSPSSYNTTHLPSRQSFVVPSDVTPFTAIQSDNHNALDSPEKTGDTMADEDFFRTYTSLHNDEDDRMMPLDDDNIVPMDSDMGDVGNKYEIKQASTRSTLTHGLMEGENNNNGEVQPYGDLDWLKFDI; encoded by the coding sequence ATGGACAGCCCGCAGAGTCTGTCCAGCGAAGCTCGAGCGAGAGCGACTTTGGACTCGGGCCCCACCATTCTCGAGCTCCTAGGCCAGGCAAAGCAGCTTTTGACACTCAAGCCCCGTGTGGAAAACCGCCGGTGGCGCAAAGAAGGATCTCTGTTGCAAGCAACCTCGTCCAACAACGGAGAAATGCCGGAAAGAAGAGGGTCCATATCGTCTTCAGGATCGGTCAACGTGAACCTGAGGGTGTTGGACCTCTTGCTGCCACTATCGGTGGATGATTTGAAAAGTACGTCGAATGGGAAAAATGCTTGCAATGGGAAAGAGGGACATCGCAGGGCGGTGCCTCAGTCGGAAATCACCCCGCTGTCGATGGACTTCGGCTCTCCCAGCAACTACCATGAGTCTGGGAGCGAGAGTGGGAAAAGAAGGCTCTCAACGATGGGAAACCGCGATGGTGATGCGTTGACTTTCAGAGCGTCACTGGGGATCAAAAAAGAGCCGTCAGAAGGCGTTTCAACCGTGCAAGTGTATTCGTCCCAGAGCCCGCCCAGAGACAAGACCATAGAAAGCAGTCTGGTAGAGAGTGTGGTAAAAAAGGAGGGCACAGCGCCTGTGTCGAAGCTAACGACGTCACTTAAGCAAGAAAAGGAAGTCAAACAAGCAGAAGGCAAAAAGGATGCAAAGGATGCAAAGGATGCAAAGGATGGTGATGGTAAGGCCGGCGACAAGCCTACAGAGTGCAAAAATTGCCATACACAGAAAACACCGCTTTGGCGTAAAGACCCAGCGGGTAACACCTTGTGCAATGCGTGCgggctcttcttgaaactTCATGGCACGATGCGTCCCTTGTCATTGAAAACcgatgtcatcaagaagagaaactcCCGGCGAACGCCTAACACCGCCCGAAACATTTCCAACGCCACTTCTGTTGCATCATCGTTCCCTAATAGGACGCTGTCGACTCTGGATTTCTACAGATACAGAAACGACGAGTCGGGAATCCCCATCAACAGATCGCAGCTGTACATCGCTCCGGCTGGCTCGTACGGTGCTGGATCGTACGGAGGAGGTGAGAGGCCGAAGAATGTGCTCATTCTACCCAAGCCCTCTGCCAATGGCTCGGCTCCTACTTCTACGGCTGGCTCCGTTCCTGGGTCGTACATCAACTCTGTGGGTTCACTGTTGAATCTACACGCAGCGTCGAACATGAATCCCTCGTCGCCCTACTCCTACACCTCACagttcaaaagaaaaaagtcGGACCTCAATATCCACGAGCTGATGTCGGAAGGCTTCGACCGCCGGATCTCTTCGCAACTTTCCATGAACAATTCAATTACCAACAGTGCCGGTACGCCCGTCGTCAAGCGTGGGTTTCATCCTTCGTCGCTTAATAGAAGAACCTCGGTGACGAATCTCAACAGAAAGGCGTCTTATGTGGGCACGCCGAATAATGGGTTCTCCATAACATCCCCTCCGACGTTCACGCCATCAACTACTACTGCGGCCACACCATTCAGCGTCAATAACTTCAGCAGCCACAGCGGGTCTGTTCCTTCTGCGGCAAACGCCGTTCGTCACAACTCGTCCACGCCGGTCATGGGCTTTTCTTCGAACACCTACTTTGAGAATCCTCTGGGCAACCAGACCCACAGCAACAGCGATCTGCATCTGCCTTCGTCATACAATACGACGCATCTCCCATCGAGGCAGTCATTTGTAGTGCCCCTGGATGTGACGCCGTTCACTGCCATTCAGTCAGACAACCACAACGCTCTAGACTCGCCCGAAAAAACTGGCGACACCATGGCTGACGAGGACTTCTTCAGAACCTACACTTCTCTTCACAACGACGAGGATGACAGGATGATGCCCCTAGACGACGATAATATCGTGCCGATGGACTCAGATATGGGTGATGTGGGAAACAAATACGAGATCAAACAGGCCAGCACCCGTTCTACGCTTACACACGGCCTTATGGAAGGAGAAAACAATAATAATGGCGAAGTCCAGCCGTACGGCGATTTGGACTGGCTAAAATTTGACATATAG